The following are encoded in a window of Variovorax paradoxus genomic DNA:
- a CDS encoding 6-hydroxynicotinate reductase has protein sequence MTEHTKTDGLPGIDMPQIAEAGSTAFGKAPPRNEKMSTAKVECNACPVLCQISDGRTGACDRYANRQGVLVRVDPVVLLRRTLASEQPALVPFDRPGAEVAEADATPDWNGDLLHADEVFVTGVGSSTTYPDYKPAPFIVASKAQGVDMVTVVTEGIFSYCSFKVKIDTDRFLGAEQANVRYKGEVVGHVTTAEYGSQMLSLGGVHHLTGGSKKEGRMTAELMQLLGNKQAVECTIDGGASLVIQAGKAPIVNGVEEQRMRVGCGSAAVGIFARQFAGVADEVVVVDDHITGVLTEHQAGRCLDMTPSGIQMLGRKSTPGRYFQVANPGNGWGGTDIADPLSIIEGWEEGVARPGLRLLMTSTTGEHAQWYVLDDALKPIEQEMPPEVRRIVDRIGENCEPSLCTVLFLGGAGGSLRAGVTENPVLLTRAIKRALVNVTCGGAPAYVWPGGGITVMADVMRMPDHSFGTVPTPAIVAPIEFSMRRADYEALGGHVEHIFPLEQALARGAWQEDGAPLARQWLVIDDANPWPLGHAPMLG, from the coding sequence ATGACTGAACACACCAAGACAGACGGACTGCCCGGCATCGACATGCCGCAGATCGCCGAGGCCGGCAGCACCGCCTTCGGCAAGGCGCCGCCGCGCAACGAGAAGATGAGCACCGCCAAGGTCGAGTGCAACGCCTGCCCGGTGCTGTGCCAGATCTCCGACGGCCGCACCGGCGCCTGCGACCGTTACGCCAACCGCCAGGGCGTGCTGGTGCGTGTCGACCCGGTGGTGCTGCTGCGTCGCACGCTCGCCAGCGAGCAGCCGGCGCTGGTGCCCTTCGATCGCCCCGGTGCCGAAGTGGCCGAGGCCGACGCAACGCCCGACTGGAACGGCGACCTGCTGCACGCCGACGAGGTCTTCGTCACCGGCGTGGGCTCGTCCACCACGTACCCCGACTACAAGCCCGCGCCCTTCATCGTGGCCTCCAAAGCCCAGGGCGTCGACATGGTCACCGTCGTCACCGAAGGCATCTTCAGCTACTGCAGCTTCAAGGTGAAGATCGACACCGACCGCTTCCTGGGCGCCGAGCAGGCCAATGTTCGCTACAAGGGCGAGGTCGTGGGCCATGTCACCACGGCCGAGTACGGCTCGCAGATGCTGTCGCTGGGCGGCGTGCATCACCTCACGGGCGGCAGCAAGAAGGAAGGCCGCATGACGGCCGAACTCATGCAGCTGCTGGGCAACAAGCAGGCGGTCGAGTGCACCATCGACGGCGGCGCAAGCCTCGTCATCCAGGCCGGCAAGGCGCCCATCGTCAACGGCGTCGAAGAACAGCGCATGCGCGTGGGCTGCGGCTCGGCGGCCGTGGGCATCTTCGCGCGCCAGTTCGCCGGCGTGGCCGACGAGGTGGTGGTGGTCGACGACCACATCACCGGTGTGCTCACCGAACACCAGGCCGGCCGCTGCCTCGACATGACGCCCTCGGGCATCCAGATGCTGGGGCGCAAGTCGACGCCGGGGCGCTACTTCCAGGTCGCGAACCCCGGCAACGGCTGGGGCGGCACCGACATCGCCGATCCGCTTTCGATCATCGAAGGCTGGGAAGAGGGCGTGGCCCGCCCCGGCCTGCGCCTGCTCATGACCTCGACCACCGGCGAACACGCGCAGTGGTACGTGCTCGATGACGCACTCAAGCCCATCGAGCAGGAGATGCCCCCCGAGGTGCGCCGCATCGTCGATCGCATCGGCGAGAACTGCGAGCCTTCGCTGTGCACTGTGCTTTTCCTCGGCGGCGCCGGCGGCAGCCTGCGTGCGGGCGTCACCGAGAACCCGGTGCTGCTCACGCGCGCCATCAAGCGCGCGCTGGTCAACGTCACGTGCGGCGGCGCGCCGGCCTATGTGTGGCCCGGTGGCGGCATCACCGTGATGGCCGACGTCATGCGCATGCCCGACCACAGCTTCGGCACCGTGCCCACGCCGGCGATCGTCGCGCCCATCGAGTTCAGCATGCGGCGCGCCGACTACGAAGCACTCGGCGGCCACGTCGAACACATCTTCCCGCTAGAACAGGCGCTCGCGCGCGGTGCGTGGCAGGAAGACGGCGCACCGCTGGCGCGCCAGTGGCTCGTCATCGACGATGCCAATCCGTGGCCGCTGGGCCATGCCCCGATGCTGGGTTGA